From Variovorax sp. J2L1-78, the proteins below share one genomic window:
- a CDS encoding GAF domain-containing protein: MARPTIESPIATMQHDPLISNFPLLDEADVCLVTAHASFRAEEVSVHRAIGELLHVVRELLELDVVFVGEIVKGRRVFRYIDTVLAPSPIDVGGSHPLPDTICQRILDCRLPALIPSVQAIAHAQGLSVEYTALGAHIGVPVRLPNGRLYGMLCGFNIGGGCTFTARDVKRLEIAASSAAYLIARAEGHERYQSDPALV; this comes from the coding sequence ATGGCGCGGCCTACCATCGAGTCACCGATCGCGACGATGCAACACGACCCCCTCATTTCCAACTTCCCGCTGCTCGACGAGGCCGACGTCTGTCTGGTCACGGCGCATGCGTCGTTCCGCGCCGAAGAGGTGTCGGTGCACCGGGCGATCGGCGAACTGCTGCATGTGGTGAGGGAACTGCTCGAACTCGATGTCGTGTTCGTCGGGGAGATCGTCAAAGGGCGTCGGGTCTTCAGGTATATCGACACGGTGTTGGCGCCGTCCCCGATCGATGTCGGGGGCTCTCATCCGCTGCCCGACACCATCTGCCAACGCATCCTGGACTGCCGTCTGCCCGCGCTCATTCCCAGTGTGCAGGCGATCGCGCACGCGCAGGGCTTGTCGGTGGAGTACACCGCACTCGGGGCGCATATCGGCGTGCCGGTGCGCCTGCCCAACGGGCGGCTATACGGGATGTTGTGCGGCTTCAACATCGGCGGCGGCTGCACCTTCACCGCGCGCGACGTGAAGCGGCTCGAGATCGCGGCAAGCAGTGCGGCCTATCTGATTGCCCGGGCGGAGGGCCACGAGCGCTATCAATCCGACCCGGCCCTGGTTTAG